DNA sequence from the Sinorhizobium sp. RAC02 genome:
GGCGGGGCGAGGAACGGGAAAAGCACCAGACGGCGACCAGCAGGAACGGCGTTGTGGGCAGCAGAGGCAGGAAGGCCCCGACGATGCCGAGCGCTGTCATCAGCAGGCCAGCCAGCATGTAGATCGAGCGCACGAGGTTCCTCATCACAAACGGTGTTGACCGTTCAGATAGAGTGCTTTGTCCTTGTGTCCAAGAGGCCACGACGTCGCGACGATTGGAACGAACATCTTCGTCAGGCATTCCTATGCCGACTGAAGCAGGGCGGGCTAAGCGAATGTTGGATGATGCCGCGGGCGAAAACACGAATGCCTGGTGGACGACGCACCGGGGCGCGTCGCCCGTGGTTGCGACAGCCATTCACGATGGCCATGCGGTCCGCGAAAATCTGCTGTTGAAAATGGCGCTCAAGGAGGATGAACGCCTGCGTGAAGAGGACCCTTTCACCGCGCAAACCATCCGCGATCTGCAAAACCGTATCGTCTTTCATCGTTCCCGTTTCGAGGTCGACCTCAATCGTGCCCGGGATGGGGCTTTCTATCTCCGACCCGAGCAGGCCTGGGGACTGAAGGTCTGGCGCGAAACGCCCTCCGATGCGGAGATCGCAGAGACGCTCGCCGTTCATGACGCCTATTATGACATGCTGGAAAACTACCTGCGGGGTGTCGCGGCGCAGTACGGCCGTTTCATCGTGCTCGACATCCACAGCTACAACCATCGCCGGGCGGGAGCGGCGGCCGCCTCGACCGAGGCGAGCGACGCGCCGGAGATCAATATCGGCACCATCTCGATGGACCGCGACCGCTGGGCGCCGATCGTCGATGCGTTCATGGGCTTTGCTGCCGATTTCGATTTTCTTGGCCGCAGATTGGATGTGCGCGAGAACATCGCCTTCCAGGGGCGCGGTGAGCAGACGCGGTTCATCCATGAGCGGTTTCCCGAAACCGGCTGTGCCATCGCGATCGAATTCAAGAAGATTTTCATGGATGAGTGGACGGGCGCGCCGGACTGGCAGGCCATCGCGGCGTTTCGCACGCTGATAGCCGGATCCGTACCAGTGCTCGAAAGGGCGCTGCGGGAGGTCGCATGAGTCCCACCACGACGGCCCGCAAGCCACGACGAAAAAAAGAGAAGTCTCTTGTCGAAGAGGTGGTCGAGGCGCTCGACGCCGGGAAATCCATGCGCCGGGATCTCGACGGGGGACGCCTGCATATCGACCGGCCGTTGCCGTTCCTGTGCCTGCATATCGGGGATCCAGGCGGGCATATCGTGGCCCGCGAGGTTGCGGCCGCAAACGCGTCCTATCTGCTTGTTAGCCGCATCGAGGATGCCATCGAACTCATCGTGCCGATTGCGAAGGCTCTCCGCCGGAAATTCGGTACCTTCGTGCTGCTCGACGTGGACGAATTCGACCGTGACCGATTGCTTTCCGACGACGCACCGTTTCTGCAACCGTTCGAAGTCATGCTGTCGGCAACCTCAGGCACTGCGGCGAAGCGGGCGCTCGGGGCCTTCGAGGCGGCGGTGAAGGGGTTCGAGGCCCGTTTTCGCACACCGCATGTCGAGCTTTGCGCCGCAGAGGACGATCCGTGCGTGCGCCCTGAGCTTCTGGCGCTGCGGCTGCCGCTTCTGACGCTGCGTTTCGCGCCGATCTACCGCGTCACCGGATCGGAAGCCACCTATCCGGATTTGCGCGAACGTCTCATCGACAATTTTCTCGATGCGGGCCTGCGGGCCTTCGCAGCGTTTCTCGATGCGGATGGTTTCCCGAAGCCGGCCACTTACCGAGCCTTTGGCCGGAAGGCGTTCATCGATGCCGTCGAACGGGCGGATCGCGGCATGGATGACGTCGCCTCGAGCTTCGATTTTCTGCTCGCCGTCACCCCGATCAATGCGGATGCGGCCTGGAAGGAGTTCAAGGCGAA
Encoded proteins:
- a CDS encoding N-formylglutamate amidohydrolase codes for the protein MLDDAAGENTNAWWTTHRGASPVVATAIHDGHAVRENLLLKMALKEDERLREEDPFTAQTIRDLQNRIVFHRSRFEVDLNRARDGAFYLRPEQAWGLKVWRETPSDAEIAETLAVHDAYYDMLENYLRGVAAQYGRFIVLDIHSYNHRRAGAAAASTEASDAPEINIGTISMDRDRWAPIVDAFMGFAADFDFLGRRLDVRENIAFQGRGEQTRFIHERFPETGCAIAIEFKKIFMDEWTGAPDWQAIAAFRTLIAGSVPVLERALREVA